The window ACTACGTCCTCGTCGTGCTCCAACGCCACGTGCACGGCGTCCGATCGCTGGAGGTCCATCGCCGGGCTGCCCAGTGTGAGGAGCCCCACGGTGTTGTAGTTGCCGGAGTCTGCGTGAACCGTCGCCGTCGTGGCGCCCTGCGAGTACCCCACGAAGGTGATCGGTGATTCCGCCGTAACGCCCGCGTCGGCCAGCGCCAGCTCAACGGATCTGAGCGACCCGGAATCGCCCATCCCCACTGCGGAGAGGTTGCTCGTCATGTCGAAGGGTTCCGTCGTCGACTCAAGCCCGCCATCCCTCGTTCCCCCGATGTAGACGACGAACCGGTCGGCTTCGCCCGGGATGACATAGCGCTCCACCGTAATCTGTTCCTCGCCCGTCGGCACTCGGGAGGCGTGATCTGCAAACGACTTCGGCACGCTTGTGGTGATCGTCTTTCGCGCCTCAACCTGCACCGGGGTCTCTCGCAGAGCGCCCACACTTCGGGCGGCTCCCGTCACAACCGCCGCCGAAGTACCGACCCCGAGAATTCCGAGACCCTCTGACCCCAAGAGCGCATGCAGTTGAGGGGGAACCCGCAGTAGCCCCATGCCCGCATCGTCCGCACTCTCGGCGGCGAGCCGCACGGCATCGACGAACCGGGGGTCGGACAGAACACCCGACCTGTGCGTGAACCAGCCGAGAAGCGCTGCCCGCTCGTCGCGAGGCATAAACATGATGCTCCCCAGCATCACGGTAGCGCCGGGCATCAGCGCGACGCCGAGGACGGGCCATAGCGTTCCCAGCCGGTAGGCGAGTGTGGCTGCCGCCGACTGCGCCAGGTTCTCGGCAAACCGCTCCGCAACCCCGTAGCCGAATGCCGCGGCCTCGAGCTTCACGCTGATGGACCGTGCGAGCAGCTCCGCCCGCCACAGCGCCTCCGCGGAATCTCGGATCGCCTCTTCGGCCCGCACGGCAGAAACCGGTGCGTCATGCTCAACGATCGCGCTTTCTCTGATCAACGTGTCGATGGAGTCGAGGCGCTGACGACACATGCCCGCTGCTGAGATGAAACGGCGAAGCGCGGTGGCGTGTTCTCCGATCTCCCCCGTGGACACCGCAACGGAGCCTCCACCAGAGACCGTGAGCGGGTCAGCCACGACCGGCCATCGTCGTCTCTGCCTGGATGGTCGCCGCGACGGCTCTGCCGAGTTCGGCATGGGCCTTGCTGGCCTCGCTCCTGATCAGCATCATCCGAAGCCAGTACTGCGTTTGTGCCGGGCCCAACCACGCCCGCGGGGGCACAGGAGGGAGGTACCTAATGGCCGCGTCGAGTCGCGACATCTCCACTGCGAGAAGCTGCCTCTGCAGCCTGAGTGCGTCGAGCATCCTGTTCCTCTCCTCGGCCACCGCCCCAACCCTGCCCGCGTCGTTCCGTGGCCACGGCAGCCCCAGCCCGAAGGGGGGAAGGCGGAGCGCGTGTATCGCTGGGGAGGACAGGCTCACCGGCGGAGCAAGAACTGCGCGACAATAGACACATGAGCTTCGACCGCCTCCCCGACGAGTCGGCTCTTTTTCGCATCTGTTTCGTGTGCACCGGCAATATTTGCCGCTCACCGATGGCGGAATCGATCTTTCGCGACATCGCCACACGTGCGGGGTACGACGGCGTTATCTCGGTCATGTCGGCGGGAACCGGCGACTGGCACGTCGGCGAACGTTCCGATGAGCGCACCATTTCGGCCCTCTCCCAGCACGGTTTCGACGGCACCTCGCACAGGGCGCGCCAGTTCGAGCCCGATTGGTTTGATCGTCTCGACCTGGTTGTGGCCTTCGACCGTAGTCACGAGCGCATTCTCAAGGCGTGGGCCTCGAATCCTGCAGACCGCAGCAAGGTGCACCTTCTCCTCAGCTTCGATCCAGAACAGCAGCAGCTCGACGTTCCCGACCCCTACTATTCCGACGCAGCACTCTTCGACAGCGTGCTGCGGATGATTCACCAGGCAAGCGCGGCATTGTTCCGCCAGATTGAGCCGGCCGTCCGGCGAGGAGTTTCATGACCCCCCTTCCCATCCAGCCCCTTAGCCCTCTCGACGGCCGTTACCGCGCCGCAGTGAGCGACCTAGGGGAGTACCTCTCCGAAGCAGGGCTCAACCGGGCACGCGTGCAGGTCGAGGTTGAATGGCTCATCTTTCTCACCGATCGAAGCTTCGCAGGATCTAGCCCGCTCACCGACGACCAGAAGGCATCGCTGCGCGCCGTAGTGACCGACTTTGGTCAGGATGCCATCGATGCCCTCGCCCGCGAGGAAGCCGTCACGCGCCACGACGTCAAGGCCGTCGAGTACTACGTGCGAGCGCAGCTTTCTCGCCTCGGCCTCGACTCGATCGC is drawn from Salinibacterium hongtaonis and contains these coding sequences:
- a CDS encoding low molecular weight protein-tyrosine-phosphatase, translated to MSFDRLPDESALFRICFVCTGNICRSPMAESIFRDIATRAGYDGVISVMSAGTGDWHVGERSDERTISALSQHGFDGTSHRARQFEPDWFDRLDLVVAFDRSHERILKAWASNPADRSKVHLLLSFDPEQQQLDVPDPYYSDAALFDSVLRMIHQASAALFRQIEPAVRRGVS